From Riemerella anatipestifer ATCC 11845 = DSM 15868, a single genomic window includes:
- a CDS encoding RsmB/NOP family class I SAM-dependent RNA methyltransferase: MQLIHRNLLIGIHDALRETFFEKNKYADKVIERLLKANKKWGSQDRAVVSEIFYNIIRWKKRLEYYMGEGVKPNNIYRLVLAYLLWSETHYKKFEEFDGIKIADIITKLKKNTVPTKAIEHSIPEWLAETLEKELGEAWEKEMTALNQQAATVLRANTLKTTPKELVADLNDEGVECHSLKNYPEAIELKEKKNVFLTSAFKDGLFEVQDAGSQKIAHFLEVKEGMRVVDACAGAGGKTLHIAALMKNKGQIIALDIFEWKLAELKRRAKRAGAHNIETRFIEDNKVIKRLHEKADRLLLDVPCSGLGVLKRNPDSKWKIDADFIERIKTEQQQILQDYSKILKKGGKMVYATCSILPSENQNQVNTFLATNPNFRLIKDQSLLPSEGYDGFYMALIERLED; encoded by the coding sequence ATGCAACTCATACACCGCAACCTACTTATTGGCATACACGACGCACTTAGAGAAACCTTTTTTGAGAAAAACAAATACGCCGACAAAGTCATAGAACGACTGCTAAAAGCCAACAAAAAATGGGGAAGCCAAGACAGAGCGGTGGTTTCAGAGATATTTTATAACATTATCCGTTGGAAAAAACGCCTAGAATACTATATGGGCGAAGGCGTAAAGCCCAACAATATCTACAGACTTGTCCTCGCCTATCTGCTTTGGAGCGAAACGCATTATAAAAAGTTTGAAGAATTTGACGGAATTAAAATAGCCGACATCATCACCAAACTGAAAAAAAACACCGTTCCTACCAAAGCCATAGAACATTCTATCCCTGAATGGCTCGCGGAAACACTAGAAAAAGAACTCGGCGAAGCGTGGGAAAAAGAGATGACAGCCCTTAACCAACAAGCGGCTACCGTACTAAGAGCCAATACTCTCAAAACAACGCCAAAGGAGTTGGTAGCAGACTTAAACGACGAGGGTGTAGAATGCCACAGCCTCAAAAACTACCCAGAAGCCATAGAACTAAAGGAAAAGAAAAATGTTTTCCTTACCTCTGCCTTTAAAGATGGATTGTTTGAAGTACAAGATGCAGGGTCACAAAAAATTGCTCATTTCTTAGAAGTTAAAGAAGGTATGAGAGTGGTAGATGCTTGTGCAGGTGCAGGTGGCAAGACGCTTCACATCGCTGCACTGATGAAAAACAAAGGGCAAATTATTGCTTTAGATATTTTTGAGTGGAAACTCGCCGAACTAAAACGCCGAGCTAAAAGAGCGGGAGCCCACAACATAGAAACTAGATTTATAGAAGACAACAAAGTTATTAAAAGGCTACACGAGAAAGCCGACCGCCTCTTGCTAGATGTACCTTGTTCTGGATTGGGCGTTCTAAAAAGAAACCCCGATTCTAAATGGAAAATAGATGCCGATTTTATAGAAAGAATAAAGACAGAGCAGCAACAAATTCTCCAAGATTATTCTAAAATCCTAAAAAAAGGAGGCAAGATGGTGTATGCTACCTGCTCTATCCTACCCTCAGAAAACCAAAATCAGGTAAACACATTCTTGGCTACAAACCCTAACTTTAGACTTATCAAAGACCAAAGCCTCCTCCCTAGCGAGGGCTACGACGGCTTTTATATGGCGCTTATAGAAAGATTGGAAGATTAA
- a CDS encoding CCA tRNA nucleotidyltransferase, whose amino-acid sequence MEKYINLNQNRNLKLFKTISKVAEERGQTAYIVGGYVRDLLMKRQVPTDIDFVTEQSGIELAQAVARELDSNLKVSVFKTYGTAMIKWKGLELEFVGARKESYSEDSRKPAVEQGSLEDDQKRRDFTINAMAISLGKEDFGRLVDPFGGVQDLESKILKTPLEPLQTYSDDPLRMMRAIRFASTLNFKVEQNSLDAIKQEADRIKIVSMERIMVEFNKIMLSEKPSIGLKLLDDTGLLEKIIPELTALKGIEEIEGQTHKDNFYHTLEVVDNISKHTDKLWLRWSALLHDIGKAPTKKFVDGIGWTFHGHEFLGSKMAKPLFQRLKLPLGADLKYVQKMVKLSSRPIALVTDDTSDAALRRLLFDAGEDLEDLFTLCKADITTKNTKKQERFRKNFEYVAQKIKEVEEKDQIRNFQPPISGEEIMALFQLKPGREIGILKEKVKEAILEGEISNTPEEAKDFVIKEAEKIGLKLSV is encoded by the coding sequence ATGGAAAAATATATCAATCTTAATCAGAATAGAAATCTTAAACTGTTTAAAACTATCTCTAAAGTAGCGGAGGAGAGAGGGCAGACGGCGTACATTGTGGGAGGCTATGTGAGGGATTTGCTTATGAAACGACAAGTGCCTACGGATATAGATTTTGTAACGGAGCAAAGTGGGATAGAGTTGGCACAAGCGGTGGCAAGGGAGCTGGATTCTAATCTGAAAGTATCGGTATTCAAGACCTATGGGACTGCTATGATAAAGTGGAAAGGGCTAGAATTGGAGTTTGTAGGTGCGAGAAAAGAAAGCTACTCGGAAGATAGCCGAAAGCCTGCTGTGGAACAAGGTAGTCTAGAAGATGACCAAAAACGCCGTGATTTTACCATCAATGCGATGGCAATCTCTTTAGGAAAAGAAGACTTTGGGCGTTTGGTGGACCCTTTTGGTGGAGTACAGGATTTGGAGTCAAAAATTCTGAAAACTCCGCTAGAGCCTCTGCAAACTTATTCTGATGACCCTCTTAGAATGATGAGAGCGATTAGATTTGCTTCTACGCTTAATTTTAAGGTGGAACAAAATTCTCTAGATGCGATAAAACAGGAAGCCGACAGGATAAAGATAGTCTCAATGGAGCGTATTATGGTAGAGTTTAATAAAATAATGCTTTCCGAAAAACCATCTATAGGCTTGAAACTCTTGGACGATACGGGACTTTTAGAGAAGATTATTCCCGAACTTACCGCCCTTAAAGGTATAGAAGAAATAGAAGGACAAACGCATAAAGATAATTTTTACCATACACTAGAAGTAGTAGATAACATCTCTAAACATACGGATAAACTTTGGTTGCGATGGTCGGCACTATTACACGATATAGGGAAAGCACCTACCAAGAAATTTGTAGATGGTATTGGTTGGACTTTTCACGGACACGAGTTTTTAGGTTCTAAAATGGCTAAACCTCTTTTTCAACGATTGAAGTTGCCTCTAGGAGCAGACTTAAAGTATGTGCAGAAAATGGTAAAACTTTCATCTAGACCTATTGCTTTGGTAACAGATGATACTTCTGATGCAGCTCTTAGACGCTTGTTGTTTGATGCAGGGGAAGATTTGGAAGACTTGTTCACGCTATGTAAGGCTGATATTACCACCAAAAATACCAAAAAACAAGAACGCTTTAGAAAGAACTTTGAGTATGTTGCTCAAAAAATAAAAGAGGTGGAGGAGAAAGACCAAATAAGAAATTTCCAGCCGCCTATTTCTGGGGAGGAAATAATGGCTTTGTTTCAACTAAAACCAGGCAGAGAAATTGGGATTTTAAAGGAAAAAGTAAAAGAAGCAATTTTGGAAGGTGAAATTTCTAACACTCCCGAAGAAGCAAAGGACTTCGTGATAAAAGAAGCGGAAAAAATAGGATTGAAACTTAGTGTTTAA